Proteins from a genomic interval of Liolophura sinensis isolate JHLJ2023 chromosome 3, CUHK_Ljap_v2, whole genome shotgun sequence:
- the LOC135464018 gene encoding atrial natriuretic peptide-converting enzyme-like — protein MSGGLLGGLSGEVSTVPVSTTEAVYTCQPVPAGACNGVLPYAFTSFPNEFGHESAPSASGALLELLDSSSQCPLVDKELLICPILFPKCEASKQIPACRALCEALPMTCIQFLGLDCRAFPNDDDPKVCVTAGVVDTWINATDTQSCSGFHCNNGRCLLENSNVCDGSNDCGDSTDEIFCGEESAADCSFEDGTLCNYVQDSNDDLDWLIHRMATPSLFTGPRLDNTYRNQSGHYLYLEATGVLPGNKARLTLPERSWQEHCLRVAYHMRGQGMGSLKSDILI, from the exons ATGTCTGGAGGTTTGTTGGGAGGgttgtcaggag AAGTTTCAACAGTTCCAGTATCAACAACTGAAGCAGTTTACA CTTGCCAGCCAGTTCCAGCAGGTGCTTGTAATGGCGTATTACCTTACGCCTTCACTTCCTTTCCTAACGAGTTTGGCCATGAATCAGCCCCGTCTGCATCTGGGGCTCTGCTGGAGCTCCTTGACAGCAGTTCGCAGTGCCCCCTGGTGGACAAGGAGCTGCTAATCTGTCCGATTTTGTTTCCCAAGTGTGAAGCCTCCAAGCAGATTCCAGCTTGTCGAGCTCTGTGTGAAG CATTACCCATGACTTGTATTCAGTTTCTTGGTCTTGACTGTCGTGCCTTCCCCAATGATGACGACCCTAAAGTGTGTGTGACAGCAGGAGTTGTGGACACAT GGATAAACGCCACTGACACACAATCCTGTTCTGGATTTCACTGTAATAATGGCAGATGTCTGCTGGAAAATAGCAACGTTTGTGATGGGAGCAATGATTGTGGTGATAGCACTGATGAAATCTTCTGTGGTGAAG AGTCTGCAGCAGATTGTAGTTTTGAGGACGGGACTTTGTGTAATTATGTTCAGGATAGCAACGACGACCTTGATTGGCTGATTCACAGGATGGCCACGCCCTCTCTTTTCACGGGTCCCCGCCTTGATAACACGTACAGGAACCAATCAG GTCATTACCTGTATTTAGAGGCCACAGGTGTGTTACCTGGTAATAAAGCGCGCCTCACCCTCCCAGAGAGGAGCTGGCAGGAGCACTGTCTGCGTGTGGCTTATCACATGAGGGGGCAGGGCATGGGCTCTCTTAAG TCAGACATTTTAATTTGA
- the LOC135463956 gene encoding very low-density lipoprotein receptor-like — MSKTSTLHWVVNGNLGTMWKTAAITLPRGDYSIILEGSRGSEYTSDMAIDDITSRLGACPAVNFSCQDDQFSCHTTNLCLPMSKRCDTVNNCGDFSDEMDCECTDKQYYFQCNYGNCIKAYMQCDNNTDCPDGSDEVNCVCPRGQAQCPDGKCIMSEWLCDGDWDCRDGWDEDNCLTCKLDEHTCQDYTCVPQSQVCDGEYNCADRSDEEYCVRRRSWDSMLEVRHGLSWLPVCYSDWDAGLGHEICDITGEGPYNGTVRLNYASSSYLRLREQRNQLDEKLKQEYWV, encoded by the exons ATGTCTAAAACATCCACTTTGCATTGGGTTGTCAATGGTAACCTGGGCACCATGTGGAAGACCGCAGCCATTACTCTACcaaggggagactactctaTCATCCTAGAGGGCAGCAGGGGTTCTGAGTACACTAGTGACATGGCCATTGATGATATCACATCCAGATTGGGGGCCTGTCCAGCTGTGAATTTCA GTTGCCAAGACGATCAGTTCTCCTGTCACACCACAAACTTGTGTTTGCCGATGTCAAAGCGATGTGATACTGTGAATAATTGCGGAGACTTCAGTGATGAGATGGACTGTG AATGTACAGACAAGCAGTACTATTTCCAGTGTAACTATGGCAACTGTATCAAGGCATACATGCAGTGCGACAACAACACAGACTGTCCAGACGGGAGTGATGAAGTAAACTGTG TGTGTCCCCGGGGTCAGGCCCAGTGCCCAGACGGGAAGTGTATCATGTCAGAGTGGCTGTGTGATGGAGATTGGGACTGTCGCGATGGCTGGGATGAGGACAACTGCT TAACCTGTAAGCTTGACGAGCACACCTGTCAGGATTACACCTGTGTTCCTCAGAGTCAGGTGTGTGATGGAGAGTACAATTGTGCTGATAGATCAGACGAGGAGTACTGTG TGCGTCGTAGGTCCTGGGACAGCATGCTGGAAGTGCGTCATGgattgtcatggttaccagtgTGCTACTCTGACTGGGATGCGGGTCTTGGACACGAAATCTGTGACATCACGGGTGAAGG ACCTTATAATGGGACAGTCCGTCTGAATTACGCCAGCTCCTCCTACCTCAGGCTGAGGGAACAACGAAACCAGCTGGATGAAAAACTTAAACAGGAG